A stretch of Lysinibacillus agricola DNA encodes these proteins:
- a CDS encoding AAA family ATPase, translating to MKDSNLFRDDFIIITGGPGSGKTTLLNEIQKNDYNYVPEVARDIIQTQISSEGDALPWKNVKKYRDLMLDKSIESYISALMNPQKHPLFFDRGIPDTLAYTRLINIPISENLESAIKKYKYNKKVFILPPWKEIYKTDSERKQDFEDAVATYKIMFETYKHLGYELIEVPKMKVEERASFIIKNVVNCSSIL from the coding sequence ATGAAAGATAGTAATTTATTCAGAGATGATTTTATTATTATTACTGGAGGCCCCGGTTCTGGTAAAACGACTTTGTTGAATGAAATACAAAAAAATGACTATAACTACGTTCCTGAAGTCGCAAGGGATATCATTCAAACACAGATTTCTTCCGAAGGTGATGCTCTGCCTTGGAAAAATGTAAAAAAATATCGAGATCTAATGTTAGATAAATCCATAGAAAGTTATATTTCAGCATTGATGAACCCTCAAAAACACCCCCTATTTTTTGATAGAGGCATCCCAGATACTCTTGCCTATACACGCTTAATTAACATTCCGATTTCAGAGAACCTTGAATCTGCAATTAAAAAGTACAAGTATAATAAGAAAGTGTTTATTTTACCCCCTTGGAAAGAAATATACAAAACCGATTCTGAAAGAAAACAGGATTTTGAAGATGCTGTAGCAACTTATAAAATCATGTTTGAAACTTATAAACATCTTGGTTATGAACTTATTGAGGTACCCAAAATGAAAGTCGAAGAAAGGGCAAGCTTTATAATTAAAAATGTAGTAAATTGCTCAAGCATCTTATAG
- a CDS encoding GNAT family N-acetyltransferase: MWRSKSLSIITYEKNEAYGLKIIELKETNERIGHAGLVPQRIIEEEQIEIDYWIAPNFLGMGYATEVAKALREYGEKELSLNKMISLIPIGNTASQKVAINIGMKKERD, from the coding sequence ATTTGGAGAAGTAAAAGCCTCAGCATCATTACTTATGAAAAGAATGAGGCATATGGATTAAAAATAATTGAATTAAAAGAAACCAACGAACGAATTGGACATGCAGGACTTGTCCCTCAAAGAATTATTGAGGAAGAACAAATCGAAATAGACTATTGGATTGCACCAAATTTTTTGGGTATGGGTTATGCAACAGAAGTGGCGAAAGCTTTGAGAGAATATGGCGAAAAAGAATTATCTTTAAATAAGATGATATCCCTTATTCCAATTGGTAATACAGCATCTCAAAAAGTAGCGATTAATATAGGCATGAAAAAAGAGAGAGATTGA